From the genome of Cytobacillus firmus, one region includes:
- a CDS encoding MerR family transcriptional regulator produces MEYTVQKLAQLAGVSSRTLRYYDEIGVLKPARTNSSGYRIYGQKEVDRLQQILFYRELGISLDQIKEIITAPAFDAADALKEHREKLLEKRKQLDLLITNVEKTIASAEGRTTMSDKEKFEGFKKKMIEDNEKQYGKEIREKYGEETVEKSNAKLMNMTREEHEAVTKLAEEVNSTLAQAMETGDPAGELAQKAADLHKQWITFYWSEYSKEAHAGLGEMYVADERFKAYYDKIRPGAAEFLRDAINIYTGQQ; encoded by the coding sequence ATGGAATACACAGTGCAGAAGCTCGCGCAGCTGGCCGGGGTCAGCTCGAGGACCCTCAGGTATTATGATGAAATTGGCGTTCTTAAGCCGGCAAGAACCAATTCGTCGGGATATCGGATTTATGGCCAAAAGGAAGTTGACAGACTTCAGCAGATTCTATTTTATAGAGAGCTTGGTATCAGTCTCGATCAGATCAAGGAAATCATCACAGCACCGGCTTTCGATGCTGCGGATGCACTGAAGGAGCACCGCGAGAAACTCCTTGAGAAAAGAAAGCAGCTCGATCTGCTTATTACGAATGTAGAAAAAACGATCGCGTCAGCGGAAGGGAGAACGACCATGTCAGATAAAGAAAAGTTTGAAGGGTTCAAAAAGAAAATGATTGAAGATAATGAGAAGCAATATGGAAAGGAAATCCGCGAAAAATATGGTGAGGAGACGGTTGAGAAATCGAATGCCAAACTTATGAACATGACCCGGGAGGAGCATGAGGCCGTTACCAAACTGGCTGAAGAGGTGAACAGCACCTTAGCCCAAGCCATGGAAACTGGCGATCCGGCAGGCGAGCTTGCACAAAAAGCTGCCGATCTGCACAAGCAGTGGATTACTTTCTACTGGAGTGAATACAGCAAAGAGGCCCACGCCGGCCTTGGTGAAATGTATGTGGCAGATGAAAGGTTCAAAGCCTATTATGATAAAATCCGCCCAGGTGCAGCCGAGTTTTTAAGAGATGCGATTAACATTTATACTGGACAGCAATAG
- a CDS encoding CBO0543 family protein, which yields MSRIPSYKDEQNIREKLRDVSLEHWLKEDLFSFNWWLLLAASILPFFIWWRLVDKGRFFEILAFGLLCAIFACFLDVVGVNFLLWGYPDKLLHFIPPLLPADFVVIPISGMLIYQYFSTWKSYAFAAVGLGIMFAYIFEPLFSFLNMFVLINWTHTYSFIGFILFFLGVRLLMLSLKRAADKIK from the coding sequence ATGAGCCGTATTCCTTCATATAAAGATGAGCAAAACATTAGAGAAAAGCTAAGAGATGTTTCTCTTGAGCATTGGCTGAAGGAGGATTTGTTCAGCTTTAATTGGTGGCTGCTGCTGGCAGCGAGTATTTTGCCGTTTTTTATTTGGTGGAGGCTGGTGGATAAGGGGCGGTTCTTTGAAATACTTGCTTTCGGGCTACTTTGTGCAATCTTCGCCTGTTTTCTTGATGTTGTGGGAGTGAACTTTCTTTTGTGGGGATATCCGGATAAGCTGTTACACTTTATTCCGCCATTATTGCCTGCAGATTTTGTGGTGATCCCAATTTCGGGCATGCTGATATATCAGTACTTCAGTACGTGGAAAAGCTATGCCTTTGCAGCCGTAGGCCTTGGAATCATGTTTGCTTATATCTTTGAACCGTTATTTAGCTTTTTGAATATGTTTGTCCTTATCAATTGGACTCACACCTATTCCTTCATCGGTTTTATCCTCTTTTTTCTTGGCGTCCGACTTTTAATGCTGTCCTTAAAGCGTGCGGCTGATAAAATAAAGTAA
- a CDS encoding efflux RND transporter permease subunit: protein MKFLKLIVQRKILVALMTVLTLAIGSYSIMDLDKELMPPVTMDGAYVEVSAGEMAAAEVERSITIPLEQQIRGIDGVESVDSTTTIGRSSLQITFDEGLGDELFNEVEAAANAAKGDNAAITDVTAGQYGTTQSYEFYMDVSGGSMEEMTAFAAKVLEPRLEALPEVRDVSLAGVQEHEVLIELDRSKLAEKGLDSAAVIGAIQQVNSEATLGELSRDASSPSLRWNTKLENAADVQNITIPSQNGFVNLKDVADVTFQPVESSSFVWKNGTKDFIFVQVGRAADSTQIEMAAAVRDEVKNIRKDGQVKGFELNEMVAQADYVQESIDGVTGNILIGGVIAIAILLIFLRNVRATFIIGLSIPTSILLTFTAMWVFDYSFNILTLIGLGLGIGMMVDSSIVIIESIYRKKEQGLGKLESVLEGTKEVSSAVIASMLTTIVVFLPIGLIGGDAGTFMIMLSAVVAITLISSVIVSFTLIPSLSEKMLKLRKPKKEHKEGPIMRMYSRLVAWAIRKKRYSFAVIAIFFLMFAGSLTLVTKIPMTIMPDMFNRYTELMVNLETGLSPDEKENIAQGINQKLQSIEDVESNYVMDEGGMFYTIINMTKGDDITREQKDVNEEIMKELRSLSDTLPVKNVQSAMSAGGGSPVQVTIKGEDFADLQNLAGDFTKDLEKIDGIVGVTNSMERTSTEQVVVLKEEAIEKAGLTQLQIRQFIEQAFMEMPVGVMSINEENVPLALKWAEKTDSKSALLDLKIPTAEGEKALSSFIELKSIDTPNEISHNDGERFISISADIEGKDLGAVNREVQKLINDFEAPAGYSAAAAGDLEQQQELIMDMVFVLAIAIFLVYLVMAVQFNHLGHPLIVMSVIPMTIVGVILGLFLTQMELSVMSGMGIVMLIGIVLNNAILLIDRTNQLRKEGFSVEDALIEAGKNRIRPIFMTTLTTVGGMLPLALASGTSGNYQAPMATVIISGLLFATFITLLLIPAVYRLFTTSSLRIGWLKKKQKKNSSDVKVIPETVN from the coding sequence ATGAAATTCTTAAAATTGATTGTGCAGAGAAAGATTTTGGTTGCCCTGATGACGGTATTAACTCTCGCCATCGGCAGCTATTCCATTATGGACTTGGATAAAGAGCTGATGCCGCCTGTGACGATGGATGGCGCCTATGTAGAGGTCAGCGCCGGGGAGATGGCAGCGGCTGAAGTGGAGCGATCGATCACCATTCCCCTGGAGCAGCAGATCAGGGGGATTGACGGAGTCGAGTCGGTAGACTCTACAACTACAATCGGACGGAGCTCACTTCAAATTACGTTCGATGAAGGCCTGGGCGATGAGCTGTTTAATGAAGTAGAGGCAGCTGCCAACGCAGCAAAGGGCGACAATGCCGCGATTACAGATGTTACAGCAGGTCAGTACGGTACCACTCAAAGCTATGAATTTTATATGGATGTATCCGGCGGCAGCATGGAAGAGATGACCGCTTTTGCTGCTAAAGTTCTGGAGCCCCGCCTGGAAGCATTGCCGGAAGTCCGGGATGTATCGCTTGCAGGGGTTCAGGAGCACGAGGTACTCATTGAATTGGACCGCAGCAAATTGGCTGAAAAAGGGCTGGATTCAGCAGCTGTGATCGGCGCGATTCAGCAGGTTAACAGCGAAGCCACACTGGGAGAACTCAGCAGAGATGCCAGCTCTCCTTCCCTTCGCTGGAATACGAAGCTGGAAAATGCCGCAGATGTACAGAATATCACAATCCCCTCACAAAATGGATTTGTTAATTTGAAAGATGTGGCGGATGTTACATTTCAGCCGGTTGAAAGCTCATCCTTTGTATGGAAAAACGGCACGAAAGATTTCATTTTTGTCCAGGTCGGACGCGCAGCTGATTCCACACAAATTGAAATGGCAGCCGCGGTCCGTGATGAGGTGAAGAACATTCGCAAAGACGGTCAGGTAAAAGGCTTTGAACTGAATGAAATGGTGGCACAGGCAGATTATGTGCAGGAATCGATTGATGGCGTGACCGGCAACATTTTAATCGGCGGCGTCATTGCCATTGCCATTCTGCTGATCTTTTTAAGGAATGTAAGGGCCACCTTTATCATCGGTCTGTCAATCCCGACTTCCATCCTGCTGACATTTACAGCGATGTGGGTTTTTGATTACAGCTTTAATATTCTGACACTGATTGGCCTCGGTCTCGGGATCGGAATGATGGTGGATTCCTCGATTGTCATTATAGAATCCATCTATCGAAAGAAGGAACAGGGCCTTGGCAAGCTTGAGTCCGTGCTGGAAGGAACCAAAGAAGTATCCTCAGCTGTCATTGCTTCGATGCTCACCACAATTGTGGTATTCCTGCCAATCGGCCTGATTGGCGGCGATGCGGGCACATTCATGATCATGCTGTCTGCTGTGGTAGCCATTACGCTCATCAGTTCGGTTATTGTCTCGTTTACATTAATTCCTTCACTTTCGGAAAAAATGCTGAAGCTCCGCAAGCCAAAGAAAGAGCACAAAGAAGGACCGATTATGCGTATGTATAGCCGTCTTGTAGCCTGGGCCATCCGGAAAAAACGCTACAGCTTTGCGGTCATTGCGATTTTCTTCCTGATGTTTGCCGGTTCCTTAACGCTTGTGACGAAAATTCCGATGACGATCATGCCGGACATGTTCAACCGCTACACAGAGCTGATGGTTAACCTGGAAACAGGACTTTCTCCTGATGAAAAAGAAAACATCGCTCAAGGGATCAACCAGAAACTGCAATCCATTGAAGATGTTGAGTCCAATTATGTCATGGATGAGGGCGGGATGTTCTATACGATCATCAATATGACAAAGGGCGATGACATTACAAGAGAACAGAAAGATGTCAATGAAGAGATTATGAAAGAACTTCGCAGCCTGTCCGATACTCTTCCAGTAAAAAATGTTCAGAGTGCGATGTCAGCTGGCGGCGGCTCTCCAGTTCAGGTAACTATCAAGGGAGAAGATTTTGCAGATTTGCAGAACCTTGCCGGGGATTTTACAAAGGATCTGGAAAAGATTGACGGCATCGTCGGTGTGACCAACTCAATGGAACGCACATCAACGGAGCAGGTTGTTGTTTTAAAAGAAGAAGCAATTGAAAAAGCAGGCTTAACCCAGCTGCAAATCAGGCAGTTTATCGAACAGGCGTTCATGGAAATGCCTGTCGGAGTAATGAGCATAAATGAAGAAAATGTGCCGCTTGCTTTAAAGTGGGCTGAGAAAACAGATTCCAAATCAGCTCTGCTGGACTTAAAAATTCCGACTGCCGAGGGAGAGAAAGCATTATCTTCCTTTATTGAATTAAAAAGTATCGATACACCGAATGAAATTTCCCATAATGACGGGGAGCGCTTCATCTCCATTTCGGCTGATATTGAAGGCAAAGATCTTGGGGCTGTGAATCGCGAAGTTCAAAAGCTGATTAATGATTTTGAAGCCCCTGCCGGCTATAGTGCTGCAGCTGCCGGGGATCTTGAGCAGCAGCAGGAATTAATTATGGATATGGTGTTTGTTTTAGCGATTGCCATTTTCCTTGTCTATCTGGTGATGGCTGTCCAGTTCAACCACCTTGGACATCCTCTGATCGTTATGTCTGTCATTCCGATGACCATCGTCGGCGTCATTCTTGGATTGTTCCTGACACAAATGGAGCTGAGCGTGATGTCTGGAATGGGTATTGTTATGCTGATTGGGATCGTGCTTAATAACGCCATCCTGCTGATCGACCGTACGAATCAGCTCCGCAAGGAAGGATTCTCTGTTGAAGATGCACTTATTGAAGCAGGTAAAAACCGGATCCGGCCGATATTTATGACCACTCTGACAACGGTTGGCGGAATGCTGCCCCTTGCTCTGGCATCGGGAACTTCCGGCAACTATCAGGCGCCTATGGCAACGGTCATTATTTCCGGCCTGCTGTTTGCAACCTTTATCACGCTGCTGCTGATTCCGGCGGTTTACCGCTTGTTCACCACATCCAGCCTCCGTATTGGCTGGCTGAAGAAAAAGCAGAAAAAGAACAGCAGTGATGTTAAAGTGATTCCGGAGACCGTTAATTAA
- a CDS encoding antibiotic biosynthesis monooxygenase family protein: MYTVFSTFDVPDEKSEEVIRIYKNRSRSVDQAEGFVDFLLLQNDKRAGELTVQLIFDTKENYLNWVRSEDFKRIHDLEKKYPDQELAAVIPKVAQYKVVAR; encoded by the coding sequence ATGTACACTGTTTTTTCAACATTTGACGTTCCCGATGAAAAGTCGGAAGAAGTCATTCGCATATATAAAAATCGCTCGCGGTCGGTTGACCAGGCAGAGGGGTTTGTCGATTTTCTGCTTCTGCAGAATGATAAACGCGCCGGCGAACTGACTGTGCAGCTTATTTTTGATACAAAAGAAAACTATTTAAACTGGGTCCGGAGCGAGGATTTTAAAAGAATCCATGATTTGGAAAAGAAATATCCGGATCAGGAACTGGCTGCTGTGATTCCAAAAGTAGCGCAATACAAGGTGGTGGCTAGGTGA
- a CDS encoding cobalamin B12-binding domain-containing protein, giving the protein MQQAEILASLLLEGNSVKVWENIRKYPQLSRIEVYQNLITPAMQHIGHLWETNQITVADEHLATATCDFVLSKLAYQSEKRQSSQKAMFLCLDGEQHYIGLKMVNSLFEEHGWETKYFGPSLPLEYALKTAKDWKPSVIGLSVTIVYHLPKLKEYAEAFAKLPHKPAVILGGRLAGKYDLLPYCSDRTVILKDLPETKRWLQNYEAGGQQNAIF; this is encoded by the coding sequence ATGCAGCAGGCAGAAATACTTGCTTCCTTATTACTTGAAGGTAATTCCGTGAAAGTTTGGGAAAATATCCGAAAATACCCGCAGCTGTCTCGTATCGAGGTTTATCAAAATCTGATTACACCTGCGATGCAGCACATCGGCCATCTATGGGAGACGAATCAAATCACAGTGGCGGATGAGCATCTGGCAACAGCTACATGTGATTTTGTATTGTCGAAACTCGCTTACCAAAGCGAAAAAAGACAATCAAGCCAAAAAGCCATGTTTCTCTGTCTGGATGGGGAACAGCACTATATCGGCCTGAAGATGGTGAACAGTCTATTTGAAGAGCATGGCTGGGAGACAAAGTATTTTGGTCCAAGCCTGCCTTTGGAATATGCGCTTAAAACGGCAAAAGACTGGAAGCCAAGCGTAATCGGCCTGTCAGTCACCATCGTCTATCACCTGCCGAAGCTGAAGGAATATGCCGAGGCATTTGCCAAACTTCCGCATAAGCCGGCTGTTATCCTTGGCGGGCGATTAGCAGGGAAGTATGACCTGCTGCCGTATTGTTCCGATCGTACAGTTATCCTTAAAGATTTGCCGGAAACAAAGAGATGGCTCCAAAATTATGAAGCGGGAGGACAGCAAAATGCAATATTTTAA
- a CDS encoding STAS domain-containing protein: MQYFNHTLPLAFLKADRNGKIVTYSTIARESFDLSGGHLKGIIDEESIEKLIQYSWEPGVNPVKLELNMKTREMPLCLFEVHIQWDSEDHANMLFLPKDSSNEGLMDKLMQLQQRLTSTDFELLEKKEELEQVLTRLNQLSGPFIPLSETLCLIPLFGDITADKINIISESCLKAVFAGEYDEILFDLTAVGEIEGKGIEKFTQLIKTLNFMTGSIIKLIGIKPNLAEVLNNYKLDEWVQIDQSLKQVLNIYFNRNELGAS, translated from the coding sequence ATGCAATATTTTAATCATACACTTCCGCTTGCGTTTTTGAAAGCTGACAGAAACGGAAAAATAGTAACCTACTCCACTATCGCACGGGAAAGCTTTGACCTGAGCGGGGGGCACCTAAAAGGGATCATTGATGAAGAAAGCATTGAAAAGCTTATTCAGTACAGCTGGGAGCCCGGTGTGAATCCTGTGAAGCTGGAACTGAATATGAAAACCAGGGAAATGCCTCTCTGTTTATTTGAGGTTCATATCCAATGGGACAGTGAGGATCATGCCAATATGCTATTTCTGCCCAAGGACAGCTCAAACGAGGGACTTATGGATAAACTGATGCAGCTGCAGCAGCGCCTCACCTCCACGGACTTTGAACTTTTGGAGAAAAAAGAAGAGCTGGAGCAGGTGCTGACCCGCCTGAATCAATTGTCCGGGCCGTTTATCCCGCTGTCTGAAACCCTTTGCCTGATCCCTTTATTTGGCGATATAACTGCAGATAAAATTAACATTATTTCCGAAAGCTGCCTCAAGGCTGTTTTTGCAGGCGAATATGACGAAATTCTTTTTGATCTGACAGCTGTTGGGGAAATTGAAGGAAAAGGCATCGAGAAATTCACCCAGCTGATTAAAACATTGAACTTCATGACAGGCAGCATCATCAAATTGATTGGCATAAAGCCAAACCTGGCAGAAGTGCTGAATAACTATAAGCTTGATGAATGGGTGCAGATCGATCAATCTCTGAAGCAGGTTTTAAATATCTATTTTAATCGGAACGAGCTGGGGGCCTCTTAG
- a CDS encoding DUF3231 family protein yields MLERPPITSNELATLWMTYQQKTMLVRMLEYFIEKAEDEEAKKIMADLRGEVQAVIQKIAQILKEEGAAIPVGFTEQDVVPDAPALFANGFDIMFVRLMKSISMGLHTLDLSMSYREDIILLYRELTAMTQEYSKKCTQYLLGKGLLIRAPFVTMPDKVEFVKDTNYLKGTNLLGSKRTINTVELSQLYFTIEANVTGMQMITGFAQCAQVKEVRKYFSEGVELAKGIISEFTDMLLEDGIHPPLVQAAMLPVLLPPRSPISL; encoded by the coding sequence ATGCTTGAAAGACCGCCGATTACATCAAATGAACTGGCCACACTCTGGATGACTTATCAGCAGAAAACAATGTTAGTAAGAATGCTCGAATACTTTATTGAAAAAGCGGAAGATGAAGAGGCCAAGAAAATCATGGCCGATTTAAGAGGAGAAGTTCAGGCTGTTATTCAAAAGATTGCTCAAATATTAAAGGAAGAAGGTGCGGCCATTCCTGTCGGATTTACCGAACAGGATGTTGTGCCTGATGCTCCGGCCCTATTCGCCAACGGGTTTGATATCATGTTTGTGCGTCTCATGAAATCGATCAGCATGGGGCTGCACACTCTGGACTTAAGCATGTCTTACCGGGAAGATATCATCTTACTGTATAGAGAGCTTACCGCCATGACCCAGGAATATTCCAAAAAATGCACCCAATACTTACTGGGAAAAGGTCTGCTGATCCGTGCGCCTTTTGTGACCATGCCTGATAAAGTTGAATTTGTAAAGGATACAAATTATTTAAAGGGTACAAACTTACTGGGAAGCAAACGGACGATCAATACGGTTGAGCTGAGCCAGTTATATTTTACAATTGAAGCCAATGTAACAGGCATGCAGATGATTACGGGCTTTGCACAATGTGCCCAGGTAAAAGAAGTAAGGAAGTATTTTTCAGAAGGCGTGGAACTGGCAAAAGGGATTATTAGCGAATTCACGGACATGCTGCTGGAAGATGGAATTCACCCCCCCTTGGTCCAGGCGGCAATGCTACCCGTTCTACTGCCGCCCCGTTCTCCGATAAGCTTATGA
- a CDS encoding DUF3231 family protein: MMYCISLFCSFSIGKNAIGTAFSLRNDIPAKAAIFTKDIFEYAHRGAKIMIQNGWMEEPPQMEERRNLI, translated from the coding sequence ATGATGTACTGCATCAGCCTGTTTTGCAGCTTTTCGATCGGAAAAAATGCCATCGGAACAGCCTTCAGCTTAAGAAACGACATTCCGGCCAAAGCCGCCATCTTTACAAAAGACATCTTCGAATACGCCCACCGCGGCGCCAAAATCATGATCCAAAACGGCTGGATGGAAGAACCCCCGCAAATGGAAGAACGCCGAAATCTCATATAG
- a CDS encoding benzoate/H(+) symporter BenE family transporter has protein sequence MGLPKERHNGYSQAEQKGSFIRDLNAENISSGIIASTLVMTGPALIILQAASAGGFTDQQTINWMFAVYFFGGVYSILMPLLYRIPITGGHSITGAAFLATVTAQYSYPELIGGYVISGLLIFLVGISGLFTKIIGWVPKEVIASMLGGLVAGYVVKLVPAIQEMPVVGGAALVSFLLFTRYVKKFPPVLAAIAAAFAALFLTADVHPAKEIAYFLPSLQMPEFSWMGIVTIALPLAMLILSNDAAPGIGALESEDFKPPIRKIVSSSGVFSVITSFFGGQCANIAGMMSAICAGPDSGPREKRYMGAVVSGVITIVFGIFAWKIVPFIQSLPQAFVSLLAGFALIGVLHSSLQTGFSGNRYRLSALAAFIVTLSGVSFLHISAPVWGLVAGAILARTIERQLIEKG, from the coding sequence ATGGGTTTGCCGAAGGAGAGGCATAACGGATACAGTCAGGCGGAACAAAAGGGTTCCTTCATAAGGGATCTAAATGCTGAAAACATTTCATCGGGAATCATTGCAAGCACGCTGGTCATGACCGGGCCGGCCCTGATTATCCTGCAGGCAGCATCAGCAGGTGGATTCACGGATCAGCAGACGATTAACTGGATGTTTGCGGTTTATTTTTTCGGCGGTGTCTACAGCATCCTCATGCCGCTTCTATATCGTATTCCGATTACTGGGGGGCATTCGATTACAGGTGCAGCATTTTTGGCGACGGTGACTGCGCAATACTCGTATCCTGAGCTGATTGGCGGGTATGTCATTTCCGGGCTGCTGATTTTTCTGGTAGGCATTTCAGGTCTGTTTACAAAAATCATTGGCTGGGTGCCGAAAGAGGTTATTGCCTCCATGCTTGGCGGGCTCGTTGCCGGGTATGTCGTGAAGCTCGTGCCTGCCATACAGGAAATGCCTGTTGTCGGAGGAGCGGCGTTAGTCAGCTTCCTGCTTTTTACGAGATATGTGAAAAAATTTCCGCCTGTGCTCGCAGCAATTGCGGCTGCCTTTGCCGCATTGTTTTTGACAGCCGATGTACATCCGGCCAAAGAGATAGCGTATTTTCTGCCGTCTCTTCAGATGCCCGAATTCAGCTGGATGGGGATCGTAACCATTGCCCTCCCGCTTGCGATGCTGATTCTGAGCAATGATGCAGCACCAGGAATCGGGGCATTGGAAAGCGAAGATTTCAAGCCCCCTATTCGGAAAATCGTCTCATCAAGCGGCGTCTTCTCCGTAATCACCAGCTTCTTTGGCGGACAGTGTGCCAATATCGCCGGCATGATGAGCGCCATCTGTGCCGGACCGGATTCAGGGCCCAGGGAGAAAAGGTATATGGGAGCAGTGGTGTCAGGTGTAATTACGATTGTGTTTGGGATATTCGCCTGGAAAATCGTGCCCTTTATCCAGTCGCTTCCGCAGGCATTTGTCTCACTGCTCGCCGGGTTCGCCCTGATTGGCGTCCTCCATTCCAGCCTGCAAACTGGCTTTTCCGGAAACCGGTACAGGCTAAGTGCCCTCGCAGCCTTCATCGTCACTTTATCAGGCGTGAGCTTTCTTCATATAAGCGCTCCTGTTTGGGGACTTGTTGCCGGGGCGATATTGGCGCGGACAATAGAGAGGCAGTTAATTGAAAAAGGATAG
- a CDS encoding helix-turn-helix domain-containing protein, with protein MAIMQDKISSLLEINRSLTQSLELEEILKRLVQAAFDLVDHADTTILYTLKEDGLLHFSSGVGVETGFMSQVKFEPGESLTGLVFLTKKGLIASGNEFREHMSRMSETNYVHFFNGVYRREVKSGIVVPLVYKENCIGVLVVDNFDKDVQFIEADFQVLEVVADQAAIAIMNSKLYEEVRQKNEELSESLDIHRKFTKILLEGRGTSFILDTISHILGSSVIFAEEPINPSSSFPIINSNELFGYFLLDEPVERLTNIQKAALEHASTALSLEFVRQNTLFEKEMHLREEAFHDLINGGRLNARILEKFRMNEKSSIACMMVDCKSGFLWDAASILQKEKLIRSIEQIIMKYCETSIVFTKSNQIIALLVNGRKKYDQSLAVDIQRKVSRAIIGLGREVDLTDMTDTYQEAAEALSFAKNHQHKTFITYSELGAERLWLNTDRSLLNKFVTDKIGSLLKMEPEYLKTMQTFLAHNQSHKQTAEEMHIHPNTLAYRLKKIESELQLDFSRKEDWITVVLAFQVFDFLNP; from the coding sequence ATGGCCATCATGCAGGACAAAATCTCAAGCCTCCTGGAAATTAATCGCAGTTTAACCCAGTCTCTTGAACTGGAGGAAATTCTAAAGAGGCTGGTACAAGCAGCCTTTGATTTAGTAGACCATGCAGATACCACCATTCTTTACACATTAAAGGAAGATGGATTATTGCATTTTTCCAGCGGGGTCGGGGTGGAGACAGGATTTATGAGCCAGGTGAAGTTTGAGCCGGGTGAATCCTTGACGGGGCTGGTATTTCTGACTAAAAAGGGCCTAATTGCATCAGGAAATGAGTTCAGGGAGCATATGAGCCGTATGTCTGAGACAAATTATGTTCATTTTTTTAATGGAGTCTACCGGCGTGAAGTGAAGAGCGGGATCGTCGTCCCATTGGTTTATAAGGAGAATTGCATTGGCGTGCTTGTGGTGGATAACTTCGACAAGGATGTACAGTTTATTGAAGCCGACTTTCAAGTGCTGGAGGTGGTGGCAGACCAGGCGGCTATTGCTATCATGAACTCGAAGCTTTACGAAGAAGTGAGGCAGAAAAATGAGGAACTGAGCGAATCCCTTGATATCCACCGGAAATTCACGAAGATTCTGCTGGAGGGAAGGGGGACTTCGTTTATCCTGGATACGATCAGTCACATTTTGGGTTCCTCTGTAATCTTTGCAGAGGAACCAATAAATCCATCCAGTTCTTTTCCGATCATAAACTCCAACGAACTTTTCGGATATTTCCTTCTGGATGAGCCTGTTGAACGTTTGACGAATATCCAGAAGGCCGCTCTTGAGCATGCTTCAACGGCTTTATCACTGGAGTTTGTCAGGCAGAATACGCTTTTTGAAAAAGAGATGCACCTAAGAGAAGAGGCCTTTCATGATTTGATTAATGGCGGACGTCTGAATGCAAGGATTCTGGAAAAGTTTCGCATGAATGAGAAAAGCAGCATCGCCTGTATGATGGTGGACTGCAAGTCTGGTTTTCTATGGGATGCTGCCTCCATCCTTCAAAAAGAAAAACTCATCCGATCGATCGAGCAGATCATCATGAAATACTGTGAAACCTCAATCGTTTTTACGAAATCAAACCAGATCATAGCACTCTTGGTGAATGGACGAAAAAAGTATGACCAGTCTCTAGCTGTTGATATTCAGAGAAAAGTGAGCAGAGCTATCATTGGTTTGGGCAGAGAGGTTGATCTAACAGATATGACAGATACTTATCAGGAAGCTGCCGAAGCTTTATCATTTGCTAAAAACCATCAGCACAAAACCTTTATCACTTATTCTGAGCTTGGTGCTGAAAGACTGTGGCTCAACACCGACCGCAGCTTGCTGAATAAATTTGTCACCGATAAAATAGGCTCTCTTTTAAAAATGGAGCCAGAATACTTAAAAACGATGCAAACCTTCCTGGCACATAATCAAAGCCATAAACAAACAGCAGAAGAGATGCATATCCATCCCAATACCCTTGCATACCGGCTGAAAAAAATCGAGAGCGAGCTGCAGCTGGATTTTTCCCGGAAAGAAGATTGGATTACAGTGGTCCTGGCCTTCCAGGTCTTTGATTTTTTAAACCCATAA